One window from the genome of Deinococcus arcticus encodes:
- a CDS encoding M-like protein encodes MTKRDDQTPTPPASPAEGTVRHEGEISNVDLQFMGRPSAEAEIEAAVDKENKSPGDYRREGLDKQDIAMTQSMDASDPPSTNMGDATSGREG; translated from the coding sequence ATGACCAAGCGCGATGACCAGACCCCCACACCGCCTGCGTCCCCGGCAGAAGGCACTGTGCGCCACGAGGGCGAGATCAGCAACGTGGACCTGCAGTTCATGGGCCGCCCCAGTGCCGAGGCCGAGATTGAAGCGGCGGTGGACAAGGAGAACAAGTCGCCCGGTGACTACCGCCGCGAGGGCCTGGACAAGCAGGACATCGCCATGACCCAGAGCATGGACGCCAGTGACCCGCCCAGCACCAACATGGGCGACGCCACCAGTGGCCGCGAGGGCTGA
- a CDS encoding carbohydrate ABC transporter permease produces the protein MNLKTAKPELYYLQRAAFYLLVLVITVYLLAPFFWAVLTSLRSPGDLFLTPGEFIAAPTTFQNYVQVFSNPNFQRGLLYSLIVAVGSVLVSLLIGSFAAYALGRFRFKGKTVILYVILGVSVFPQIAVLGGLYSFLQGADSALNAAIEASSSGTLDRFLDAFKLYNRPLGLILSYLIFTIPFTVWVLTSFVRDIPGELEEAALVDGASPLQTLFLVLFPVMMPALVTTGLLAFINAWNEYLFALTFTSTNRTVPVVIANYSGATQFDQPWGPIMAASIVVTIPLIILVLVFQRNIVSGLTAGAVKG, from the coding sequence ATGAACCTGAAAACTGCCAAACCCGAGCTGTATTACCTGCAACGCGCGGCCTTTTACCTGCTGGTGCTGGTGATTACCGTGTACCTGCTGGCCCCCTTCTTCTGGGCGGTGCTGACCAGTCTGCGCTCCCCGGGCGACCTGTTCCTGACACCGGGTGAGTTTATCGCCGCGCCCACCACCTTTCAGAACTACGTGCAGGTGTTTTCCAACCCCAACTTCCAGCGCGGCCTGCTGTACAGCCTGATCGTGGCCGTGGGCTCGGTGCTGGTGAGCCTGCTGATCGGGTCGTTTGCCGCCTACGCCCTGGGCCGCTTCCGCTTCAAGGGCAAGACGGTCATCCTGTATGTGATTCTGGGCGTCAGCGTTTTTCCGCAAATTGCTGTCCTGGGGGGACTGTACTCTTTCCTACAAGGCGCAGATAGCGCTCTGAATGCGGCGATTGAAGCCAGCTCCTCAGGGACGCTTGATCGTTTTCTCGATGCCTTCAAGCTCTACAACCGCCCTCTGGGTCTGATTCTCTCGTATCTGATTTTCACCATTCCGTTCACGGTGTGGGTGCTGACCAGTTTCGTGCGGGACATCCCGGGCGAACTGGAGGAAGCGGCGCTGGTGGACGGCGCCAGCCCCCTGCAGACCCTGTTCCTGGTGCTGTTTCCGGTCATGATGCCGGCGCTGGTGACCACAGGGCTTCTGGCCTTTATCAACGCCTGGAACGAGTATCTGTTCGCGCTGACCTTCACGAGCACCAACCGCACGGTGCCGGTGGTGATCGCCAACTATTCCGGCGCCACGCAGTTCGATCAGCCATGGGGGCCCATCATGGCGGCCAGCATCGTGGTGACCATTCCGCTGATCATCCTGGTGCTGGTGTTCCAGCGCAATATCGTCTCGGGCCTGACCGCCGGAGCGGTGAAGGGCTGA
- a CDS encoding carbohydrate ABC transporter permease gives MTVQVPTPARPRRTRGIEAARARQALWLLLPTLIAIALVAGYPLYRTFYFSLFEANLTNPEQRSFIGLGNFWFTTQEGVALGFLQDPKWWGAVKNTLLFTVVSVFLETVFGMIIALVVNSAFRGRALLRTAMLVPWAIPTVVSAQMWAYLYNDSFGLIGRGLLGGQAVLANTDTAIWALIAVDVWKTTSFMALLILAGLQSLPGDMYEAADVDGASKWTQFWKLTLPLLRPALLVALVFRSLDALRVFDVMSVMLGNVNAASTSMTGYARQALIDNQLLGMGSAVSVAVFLIIMVIVVIYVTAFRVKFD, from the coding sequence ATGACTGTTCAAGTGCCCACCCCTGCCCGGCCCCGCCGCACACGCGGCATTGAGGCGGCCCGCGCCCGGCAGGCCCTCTGGCTGCTGCTGCCCACCCTGATTGCCATTGCCCTGGTGGCGGGGTATCCGCTGTACCGCACCTTTTATTTCTCGCTGTTTGAGGCCAACCTGACCAACCCGGAGCAGCGCAGCTTTATCGGGCTGGGCAATTTCTGGTTCACCACCCAGGAAGGCGTGGCGCTAGGCTTCCTGCAGGACCCCAAGTGGTGGGGCGCGGTGAAGAATACCTTGCTGTTCACCGTGGTGTCTGTGTTTCTGGAAACCGTGTTCGGCATGATCATCGCGCTGGTGGTCAACAGCGCCTTCAGGGGCCGGGCCCTGCTGCGCACCGCCATGCTGGTGCCCTGGGCCATTCCCACGGTGGTCTCGGCGCAGATGTGGGCCTACCTCTACAACGATTCCTTTGGCCTGATCGGGCGCGGGTTGCTGGGCGGGCAGGCGGTGCTGGCCAATACCGACACCGCCATCTGGGCCCTGATTGCCGTGGACGTGTGGAAAACCACCTCGTTCATGGCGCTGCTGATTCTGGCGGGCCTGCAAAGCCTGCCGGGCGACATGTACGAGGCCGCCGACGTGGACGGCGCCAGCAAATGGACGCAGTTCTGGAAGCTGACCCTGCCGCTGCTGCGCCCGGCGCTGCTGGTGGCCCTGGTGTTCCGCAGCCTGGACGCCCTGCGCGTATTCGACGTGATGTCGGTGATGCTGGGCAACGTGAACGCCGCCAGCACCTCCATGACCGGCTACGCCCGGCAGGCGCTGATTGACAACCAGTTGCTGGGCATGGGCAGCGCGGTCAGCGTGGCGGTGTTCCTGATCATCATGGTGATCGTGGTGATCTACGTGACCGCCTTCCGGGTCAAGTTCGATTAG
- a CDS encoding ABC transporter substrate-binding protein yields MKKAVALISLSAAILASSQASAVTITLACGAVGQELELCKAGAARWAKKTGNTVKVFESPNLTNDRLGLYQQQLAAKSSDIDVYQLDVVWPGLLAQHFVDLRGKVPASEVNAHFKGIIDANTVNGKLVALPWFTDAGLLYYRTDLLKKYGFKAAPKTWTELALMAKKIQDGERKTNKAFSGFVWQGKNYEGLTCDAMEWLVSFGGGTIVDAKGNITINNAQAAKALDTAASWVKSISPAGVTTYDEEAARGIFQAGNAAFMRNWPYAWALGQGKDSKVAGKIGVAPLPSGGARNAATLGGWQLGVSSYSKNQAAAISLVRYLAGPEEQKIRAIQGAYNPTIQSLYKDKDILAKNPFFGSLYSVFTSAVARPSGPTGAKYNQVSQAFSTAVSDVLNGKMKGQQAVAKLATDLARIKGRGW; encoded by the coding sequence ATGAAGAAAGCCGTTGCGCTCATCAGCCTGTCCGCCGCCATTCTCGCCAGTTCCCAGGCGAGCGCTGTAACCATCACCCTGGCCTGCGGGGCCGTGGGTCAGGAACTGGAACTGTGTAAGGCCGGCGCGGCGCGCTGGGCCAAGAAGACGGGCAACACCGTCAAGGTGTTCGAGAGCCCCAACCTGACCAACGACCGCCTGGGCCTGTACCAGCAGCAGCTGGCCGCCAAGAGCAGCGACATTGACGTGTACCAGCTGGACGTGGTGTGGCCGGGCCTGCTGGCCCAGCACTTCGTGGATCTGCGCGGCAAGGTGCCTGCCAGCGAGGTCAACGCGCACTTCAAGGGCATCATTGACGCCAACACCGTGAACGGCAAGCTGGTGGCCCTGCCCTGGTTTACCGACGCCGGGCTGCTGTACTACCGCACCGACCTGCTGAAAAAGTACGGCTTCAAGGCCGCCCCCAAAACCTGGACCGAACTGGCCCTGATGGCCAAGAAGATTCAGGACGGCGAGCGCAAGACCAACAAGGCCTTCAGCGGCTTCGTGTGGCAGGGCAAGAACTACGAGGGCCTGACCTGCGACGCCATGGAGTGGCTGGTGTCCTTTGGTGGCGGCACCATCGTGGACGCCAAGGGCAACATCACCATCAACAATGCCCAGGCTGCCAAGGCGCTGGACACCGCCGCCAGCTGGGTCAAGAGCATCAGCCCCGCCGGCGTCACCACCTACGACGAGGAAGCCGCGCGCGGCATCTTCCAGGCAGGCAACGCCGCGTTCATGCGCAACTGGCCCTACGCCTGGGCGCTGGGCCAGGGCAAGGACAGCAAAGTGGCCGGTAAGATCGGCGTGGCGCCGCTGCCCAGCGGTGGGGCGCGCAACGCCGCGACCCTGGGCGGCTGGCAGCTGGGCGTGAGCAGCTACTCCAAGAACCAGGCCGCGGCCATCAGCCTCGTGCGCTACCTGGCCGGCCCGGAAGAGCAGAAGATTCGCGCCATTCAGGGCGCCTACAACCCCACCATCCAGAGCCTCTACAAGGACAAGGACATCCTGGCGAAGAACCCCTTCTTCGGCAGCCTGTACAGCGTCTTTACCAGCGCGGTGGCCCGCCCCTCGGGCCCCACGGGCGCCAAGTACAACCAGGTGTCTCAGGCCTTCTCCACGGCCGTCAGCGACGTGCTGAACGGCAAGATGAAGGGCCAGCAGGCCGTGGCCAAACTCGCCACCGACCTCGCCCGCATCAAGGGCCGGGGCTGGTAA
- a CDS encoding AlbA family DNA-binding domain-containing protein, translating into MTLDATDAISPLGVLPPPGPTCIHLPLNVTPQDLARYAVGLANARGGTVLVGVDVVEQPVPPERDAGELHPLMVTHAIFELSGGRLTVNVQHHRLPGGLKVLAVFVPHAPYVLAAPDGSVIAWDGAHLVPVTPSAAEPVAAPDYTATVPPDASLADLDPAEVARLRSLGRRLSASALPDLDFLRELGLLTPSGGALRPTLAAILLAGTPAALRAHVPQAEVCFYHHATLDPEFQFREDLLRPIPALLTRLAELIQARNRFTPVQVGLFRIEVWEQDEVVYREALLNALTHRDYTLRDAVHVHHFPDRLEIMNPGGLPGGITPGNILRHQPKRRNPLLAEVLSRLGLVERAGVGVDKMYSLMLRHGKEPPEFTPYPDAVTLALHSPGFDAEFVRFVARKQEEMQTLSLDMLIVLSLLAREGEATRAHLARALQLPEDRTPRLLRGMEEHGLIERAGVGRGIAYVLSGEVRVALGRDRAAPIPPAEVAPSSLPPVAAPERPPPPRAAPARPRPERDSGGPSSAEVRAAALTLAREQGRVRNVDLRAACGLNTQQAWRVLRRLVQDGLLRKLGTGTRDAAYELVQGKS; encoded by the coding sequence GTGACGCTGGACGCGACGGACGCCATCTCGCCGCTGGGGGTGCTGCCCCCACCGGGGCCGACGTGCATTCACCTGCCCCTGAACGTGACCCCCCAGGACCTCGCCCGTTACGCGGTGGGGCTGGCCAACGCGCGCGGCGGCACCGTGCTGGTGGGCGTGGATGTGGTGGAGCAGCCCGTGCCCCCCGAACGCGACGCGGGCGAGTTGCACCCCCTGATGGTCACCCACGCCATCTTCGAGCTGTCGGGTGGGCGCCTGACCGTGAATGTGCAGCACCACCGCCTGCCGGGCGGCCTGAAAGTGCTGGCGGTGTTCGTGCCGCACGCGCCCTATGTGCTGGCCGCCCCCGACGGCTCGGTGATCGCCTGGGACGGCGCGCATCTGGTACCGGTCACGCCCTCGGCGGCCGAGCCAGTGGCGGCCCCGGATTACACGGCCACCGTGCCCCCCGACGCCTCGCTGGCCGACCTGGACCCCGCCGAGGTGGCGCGGCTGCGCAGCCTGGGGCGGCGCCTGAGTGCCTCGGCGCTGCCGGACCTGGATTTTCTGCGCGAACTGGGCCTGCTGACCCCCAGCGGCGGAGCGCTGCGGCCCACGCTGGCGGCCATCCTGCTGGCGGGGACCCCGGCGGCCCTGCGCGCGCACGTGCCGCAGGCCGAGGTGTGCTTTTACCACCACGCCACCCTGGACCCCGAGTTTCAGTTCCGGGAAGACCTGCTGCGCCCCATTCCCGCGCTGCTGACCCGGCTGGCCGAACTGATTCAGGCCCGCAACCGCTTTACCCCGGTGCAGGTGGGCCTGTTCCGCATAGAGGTGTGGGAGCAGGACGAGGTGGTGTACCGCGAGGCGCTGCTCAACGCCCTGACCCACCGCGACTACACCCTGCGCGACGCCGTGCACGTGCATCATTTCCCCGACCGCCTGGAAATCATGAATCCGGGGGGACTGCCCGGGGGCATTACGCCCGGGAACATCCTGCGCCACCAGCCCAAGCGGCGCAATCCGCTGCTGGCCGAGGTTCTGTCGCGCCTGGGGCTGGTGGAGCGCGCGGGCGTGGGCGTGGACAAGATGTACTCGCTGATGCTGAGGCACGGCAAGGAACCGCCGGAGTTCACCCCCTACCCCGACGCCGTGACGCTGGCGCTGCACAGCCCCGGCTTCGACGCCGAATTCGTTCGCTTTGTGGCCCGCAAGCAAGAAGAGATGCAGACCCTGTCGCTGGACATGCTGATTGTGCTGTCCCTGCTGGCGCGCGAGGGTGAAGCCACCCGCGCCCACCTGGCCCGCGCCCTGCAACTGCCCGAGGACCGCACGCCCCGGCTACTGCGCGGCATGGAGGAACACGGCCTCATTGAGCGCGCCGGGGTGGGGCGCGGCATCGCCTACGTGCTGAGCGGGGAGGTGCGCGTGGCGCTGGGCCGGGACCGGGCAGCCCCCATCCCCCCGGCAGAGGTTGCCCCGTCTTCCCTGCCGCCTGTGGCGGCCCCGGAACGGCCCCCGCCCCCCCGCGCCGCCCCGGCCCGCCCCCGGCCAGAACGTGATTCCGGTGGCCCCAGCAGCGCTGAAGTGCGCGCCGCCGCCCTGACCCTGGCGCGCGAACAGGGCCGCGTGCGCAACGTGGACCTGCGCGCGGCGTGCGGCCTGAACACCCAGCAGGCGTGGCGGGTGCTGCGCCGCCTCGTGCAGGACGGTCTGCTGCGCAAGCTGGGCACTGGTACCCGCGACGCCGCTTACGAGCTGGTCCAGGGCAAGAGCTAA
- a CDS encoding DUF3293 domain-containing protein, producing MAPDAGLRAAFLGAHYGLGGERVTLQGTQPGHRPPWAPPGGRWAMITAYNPGAQPQSRAENVSAQARLRQQAARWAPLETVNGSGPHAEPSLLLRGVPLREAAALGRASGQVAIVWGVGRRAALVWLQGEGARPERHWLSPVP from the coding sequence ATGGCGCCGGACGCTGGCCTGCGCGCGGCCTTTCTGGGAGCGCATTACGGCCTGGGCGGTGAGCGCGTGACCCTGCAGGGCACCCAGCCGGGCCACCGGCCGCCCTGGGCGCCCCCGGGTGGGCGCTGGGCCATGATAACCGCCTACAATCCGGGCGCGCAGCCCCAGAGCCGGGCCGAGAACGTGTCGGCCCAGGCGCGCCTGCGGCAACAGGCCGCCCGCTGGGCCCCGCTGGAGACGGTCAATGGCAGCGGCCCCCACGCCGAACCCAGCCTGCTGCTGCGCGGCGTTCCCCTGCGGGAAGCGGCGGCGCTGGGCCGCGCCTCTGGGCAGGTGGCCATCGTCTGGGGGGTGGGCCGGCGCGCCGCGCTGGTGTGGCTGCAGGGGGAGGGCGCGCGGCCCGAGCGGCACTGGCTCAGCCCGGTCCCCTGA
- the truD gene encoding tRNA pseudouridine(13) synthase TruD, giving the protein MSLVFDWSALRALTMDAGTGGTLRQHPEDFRVEELPAYPLSGEGDHLFIQVEKRGHTTAHVLRELGTQLGVRDRDVGVAGLKDRHAVTTQWLSLPARYEDRLGQFALEGVQVVQVTRHTNKLGLGHLRGNRFVVRVRGAPGQAEPAARLLEQLRLRGVPNYFGPQRFGLGGLNAEEGLRVVRGESRVRDPRVRRFLTTALQSVVFNAFVSLRLERGVFDALLRGDMAKKHDTGGVFQVEDAAAESARAARGEVSATGTLFGKKVRSLGGDAGELEQAALGALGLSPEMFLSRKGDRRLTRVFLDEASVQPEEDGYTLAFVLPRGSFATSVLREIMKTQVDTPDAVDSEPEDEGVSA; this is encoded by the coding sequence GTGAGTCTGGTGTTTGACTGGTCGGCGCTGCGCGCCCTGACAATGGATGCGGGCACGGGCGGCACGCTGCGGCAACACCCCGAGGATTTTCGGGTGGAGGAGCTGCCCGCCTACCCCCTGTCCGGTGAGGGCGATCACCTGTTCATTCAGGTGGAAAAGCGCGGCCATACCACCGCGCATGTGCTGCGCGAACTGGGCACCCAACTGGGGGTGCGTGACCGCGATGTGGGGGTGGCCGGCCTCAAGGACCGCCACGCGGTGACCACCCAGTGGCTGAGCCTGCCCGCACGCTATGAGGACCGCCTGGGCCAGTTTGCCCTGGAGGGCGTGCAGGTGGTGCAGGTCACCCGCCACACCAACAAGCTGGGCCTGGGCCACCTGCGGGGCAACCGCTTCGTGGTGCGGGTGCGCGGGGCGCCGGGGCAGGCCGAGCCCGCCGCGCGCCTGCTGGAGCAGCTGCGCTTGCGCGGCGTGCCCAACTACTTCGGCCCGCAGCGCTTCGGGCTGGGCGGCCTGAATGCCGAAGAGGGCCTGCGTGTGGTGCGCGGCGAGTCACGGGTGCGCGACCCCCGGGTGCGCCGCTTTCTGACCACCGCCCTGCAGAGTGTGGTGTTCAATGCCTTTGTCAGCCTGCGGCTGGAACGCGGGGTCTTTGACGCCCTGCTGCGCGGCGACATGGCCAAGAAGCACGACACGGGCGGCGTGTTTCAGGTGGAGGACGCCGCCGCCGAGTCTGCCCGGGCCGCCCGGGGCGAGGTCAGCGCCACCGGTACGCTGTTTGGCAAGAAGGTGCGCTCCCTGGGCGGCGACGCCGGCGAACTGGAACAGGCGGCCCTGGGCGCGCTGGGCCTGAGCCCGGAGATGTTCCTGTCGCGCAAGGGCGACCGCCGCCTGACGCGGGTGTTTCTGGACGAGGCCAGCGTGCAGCCTGAAGAGGACGGCTACACGCTGGCCTTTGTCCTGCCGCGCGGCAGTTTTGCCACCAGCGTGCTGCGCGAGATCATGAAAACCCAGGTGGACACGCCGGACGCCGTGGACAGCGAGCCTGAAGATGAAGGAGTGAGCGCATGA
- a CDS encoding MogA/MoaB family molybdenum cofactor biosynthesis protein: MTQPRGPQAPTSPDTGAASHRQRAPRAVRVAVLTVSDTRTPETDESGAYLRAELQAAGHEVVAYRVVRDDAVEIRSALVPFTREATVVLCSGGTGITGRDVTVPVVESLITKPIPGFGELFRMLSYQQVGGAAMLSRAVAGLVRGAVVFAMPGSLNAVKTAWDGILKDEIGHLAYEIERQAQPGVLPGVTSAVPVATPPAPGTGGGVATGIGRHRKGGRDE; this comes from the coding sequence ATGACCCAGCCTCGCGGCCCGCAAGCGCCCACCTCCCCCGACACCGGCGCCGCCAGCCACCGCCAGCGCGCGCCCCGTGCGGTGCGGGTGGCGGTGCTGACGGTGAGTGACACCCGCACCCCCGAGACCGACGAAAGCGGCGCCTACCTGCGGGCCGAGCTGCAGGCCGCCGGTCACGAGGTTGTCGCCTACCGCGTGGTGCGTGACGACGCGGTGGAGATCCGCTCGGCCCTGGTGCCCTTTACGCGCGAAGCCACCGTGGTGCTGTGCTCCGGCGGCACCGGCATCACCGGGCGGGACGTGACCGTGCCGGTGGTCGAGAGCCTGATTACCAAGCCCATTCCCGGCTTCGGCGAGCTGTTTCGCATGCTCAGCTACCAGCAGGTGGGCGGCGCGGCCATGCTCTCGCGCGCGGTGGCGGGACTGGTGCGCGGCGCGGTGGTGTTTGCCATGCCCGGCAGCCTCAACGCTGTCAAGACTGCCTGGGACGGCATTCTGAAAGACGAGATCGGGCATCTGGCCTACGAGATTGAGCGGCAGGCCCAGCCCGGGGTACTGCCGGGAGTTACGTCGGCGGTGCCGGTGGCCACTCCGCCCGCGCCGGGCACCGGGGGCGGGGTGGCCACCGGCATTGGGCGCCACCGCAAGGGCGGCCGTGACGAGTGA
- a CDS encoding DUF721 domain-containing protein, protein MTRGRRLSGPLRLGDLMGATLGTARLTRGIQRARAILLWPQAVGPDIARLTRPRSQQGSTLFVEVRDSATAHHLSMQRHHFLKALNALLGEGSAPLSEIRFSVGTVREQPAPVTPPPLPAPDRARARQLAQGVSDDLKPAVLRAAEAITRARKWREEQGWRPCPVCGEASSEQPCRACTLTLADPNVKRAARALLRAPERLDSMREVLGNSGVSAARFLALEQLSGQLDLLALECVRSGHDHGYRDFLEQQAQVYLALLLRRPRSALRRSDRAALPEAPRSVLSAGPG, encoded by the coding sequence GTGACCCGGGGCCGCCGCCTGAGCGGCCCGCTGCGCCTGGGTGACCTGATGGGCGCGACCCTGGGCACCGCCCGCCTGACCCGGGGCATTCAGCGCGCCCGCGCCATCCTGCTGTGGCCGCAGGCGGTGGGCCCGGACATTGCCCGGCTGACCCGGCCGCGCAGCCAGCAGGGCAGCACCCTGTTTGTGGAGGTGCGAGACAGCGCCACTGCCCACCACCTCAGCATGCAGCGCCACCACTTTCTCAAGGCCCTCAACGCCCTGCTGGGCGAGGGCAGCGCGCCCCTGAGCGAGATCCGCTTCAGTGTGGGCACCGTGCGTGAGCAGCCCGCGCCGGTCACGCCGCCGCCCCTGCCGGCCCCGGACCGGGCGCGGGCGCGGCAACTGGCCCAGGGCGTCAGCGACGACCTGAAACCGGCGGTGTTGCGCGCCGCCGAGGCCATCACCCGGGCCAGAAAGTGGCGCGAGGAACAGGGCTGGCGCCCCTGCCCGGTGTGCGGTGAGGCCAGCAGTGAGCAGCCCTGCCGCGCCTGCACCCTGACCCTGGCCGACCCCAATGTGAAACGGGCCGCCCGCGCGCTGCTGCGCGCCCCCGAACGCCTGGACAGCATGCGTGAGGTGCTGGGCAACAGCGGGGTCAGCGCCGCGCGTTTTCTGGCACTGGAGCAGCTGAGCGGTCAGCTGGACCTGCTGGCCCTGGAGTGCGTGCGCAGCGGCCATGACCACGGTTACCGCGACTTTCTGGAGCAGCAGGCGCAGGTGTATCTGGCGCTGCTGCTGCGCCGCCCGCGCAGCGCCCTGCGCCGCAGCGACCGCGCCGCCCTGCCCGAAGCCCCGCGCAGCGTGCTGAGCGCCGGCCCCGGCTGA
- the recF gene encoding DNA replication/repair protein RecF (All proteins in this family for which functions are known are DNA-binding proteins that assist the filamentation of RecA onto DNA for the initiation of recombination or recombinational repair.) produces MRLDSLSTLNYRNLAPCTLRFPAGVTGVFGENGAGKTNLLEAAYLALTGQTDVGRLEQLVQSGETEAYVRADLESGGSLSVQEVGLGRGRRQLKQDGVRVRTGDLPRGSAVWIRPEDSELVFGPPAGRRAYLDSLLSRLSARYAEHLARYERTVSQRNAALRGGEAWAMHVWDDALVRLGTEIMRVRRRALVRLNELAAEANAGLGSHKPLTLTLQESTTPDTYAADLAARQGEELSRGSTVTGPHRDDLLLTLGGFPASEYASRGEGRTVALALRRAELELLAERYGERPVLLIDDFSAELDPGRRAFLLDLAASVPQAIVTGTERAPGAALTLRAHAGRFTPEAGSAGAAAPLPEDDLPAPEIPVAEVGT; encoded by the coding sequence GTGCGTCTGGACTCGCTCTCCACCCTGAATTACCGGAACCTCGCCCCCTGTACCCTGCGCTTTCCGGCCGGGGTCACGGGCGTGTTCGGGGAAAACGGCGCGGGCAAGACGAACCTGCTGGAAGCCGCCTACCTCGCCCTGACTGGTCAGACCGACGTGGGCCGCCTGGAGCAGCTGGTGCAGTCCGGCGAAACCGAAGCCTATGTGCGCGCCGACCTGGAATCGGGCGGCAGCCTGAGCGTGCAGGAGGTGGGCCTGGGGCGCGGGCGGCGGCAACTGAAGCAGGACGGCGTGCGGGTGCGCACCGGCGACCTGCCCCGGGGCAGCGCAGTGTGGATTCGCCCCGAAGACAGCGAACTGGTCTTTGGGCCCCCGGCCGGGCGCCGGGCCTACCTGGATTCGCTGCTCTCGCGCCTGAGCGCCCGCTACGCCGAGCATCTGGCGCGCTACGAGCGCACGGTCTCGCAGCGCAACGCCGCGCTGCGCGGGGGCGAAGCCTGGGCCATGCACGTCTGGGACGACGCACTGGTGCGCCTGGGCACCGAGATCATGCGGGTGCGGCGCCGCGCCCTGGTGCGCCTGAACGAACTGGCCGCCGAGGCCAACGCGGGCCTGGGCAGCCACAAGCCCCTGACCCTGACCCTGCAGGAATCCACCACCCCCGACACCTACGCCGCCGATCTGGCCGCCCGCCAGGGCGAGGAGCTGAGCCGGGGCTCGACGGTCACCGGCCCCCACCGCGACGACCTGCTGCTGACCCTGGGCGGCTTCCCCGCCAGCGAGTACGCCAGCCGGGGCGAGGGCCGCACGGTGGCGCTGGCGCTGCGCCGCGCCGAACTGGAACTGCTGGCCGAGCGCTACGGCGAGCGGCCCGTGCTGCTGATTGACGATTTCTCGGCGGAACTGGACCCCGGGCGCCGGGCCTTTTTGCTGGATCTGGCCGCCAGCGTGCCGCAGGCCATCGTGACCGGCACCGAGCGGGCGCCGGGCGCCGCGCTGACCCTGCGCGCGCACGCCGGGCGCTTTACCCCCGAAGCCGGGTCGGCGGGCGCCGCCGCTCCGCTGCCGGAGGACGACCTGCCCGCCCCCGAAATCCCGGTGGCCGAGGTGGGCACGTGA
- a CDS encoding PaaI family thioesterase — MAPPAPLPTPEALTALGEGHLPGLIGIRLTSVDRAQLRSELTVRPELLAPNGFLHAATVVALADTTCGYGTRLLLPPGASGFTTIELKSNHLGTARAGRVTCEARNVHAGRTTQVWDAEVHDEAGKLMALFRCTQAVLYPR; from the coding sequence ATGGCCCCGCCTGCTCCCCTGCCCACCCCCGAGGCCCTGACCGCCCTGGGTGAAGGTCACCTGCCCGGCCTCATCGGCATTCGCTTGACCAGCGTGGACCGCGCGCAGCTGCGCAGCGAACTCACCGTGCGCCCCGAACTGCTGGCCCCGAACGGATTTCTGCACGCCGCCACCGTGGTGGCCCTGGCCGATACCACCTGCGGCTACGGCACCCGCCTGCTGCTGCCCCCGGGGGCCAGCGGCTTTACCACCATTGAACTGAAAAGCAACCACCTGGGCACCGCCCGCGCCGGGCGCGTGACCTGCGAGGCACGGAATGTCCACGCCGGGCGCACCACCCAGGTCTGGGACGCCGAGGTCCACGACGAGGCCGGCAAGCTGATGGCACTGTTCCGCTGCACGCAGGCCGTGCTGTACCCCCGCTAG
- the aat gene encoding leucyl/phenylalanyl-tRNA--protein transferase has protein sequence MPTAAVFLRSPDPLTREVARAYAGGAFLMDNGDGLQFYTTPRRALVPLSAGAGLHVPRRLQRDLKHFELRVNTAFPEVLAGCRGELPGSPPRDGQWISGELAAIYLHLRAAGLAHSFEAWRGGELAGGVLGLALGGAFLAESKFHRQTNGSKAALIGLAGRLHTRGFALLDAQIQSPHLATLGVREVGSRAYHAQLKAALELDVALEGEDAPAS, from the coding sequence GTGCCCACCGCCGCTGTTTTCCTGCGCAGCCCCGACCCCCTGACGCGTGAGGTGGCGCGCGCCTACGCCGGGGGCGCCTTTCTGATGGACAACGGGGACGGCCTGCAGTTCTACACCACGCCGCGCCGCGCCCTGGTGCCCCTGAGCGCCGGGGCGGGGTTGCATGTGCCCCGTCGCCTGCAGCGCGACCTGAAACACTTTGAACTGCGCGTGAATACGGCGTTCCCCGAGGTGCTGGCCGGGTGCCGGGGCGAGCTACCGGGCAGCCCGCCCCGCGACGGGCAGTGGATCAGCGGCGAGCTGGCCGCCATTTACCTGCACCTGCGTGCGGCGGGGCTGGCCCATTCCTTTGAGGCGTGGCGCGGCGGCGAACTGGCGGGCGGCGTGCTGGGGCTGGCGCTGGGCGGCGCCTTTCTGGCCGAGAGCAAGTTTCACCGGCAGACCAACGGCAGCAAGGCGGCGCTGATTGGGCTGGCGGGCCGCTTGCATACACGCGGTTTTGCCCTGCTGGACGCCCAGATTCAGAGCCCCCATCTGGCCACCCTGGGCGTGCGCGAGGTGGGCAGCCGCGCGTACCACGCCCAGTTGAAAGCGGCCCTGGAACTGGACGTGGCGCTGGAGGGCGAAGACGCCCCCGCGTCCTGA